Proteins from a genomic interval of Stenotrophomonas sp. WZN-1:
- a CDS encoding putative peptide maturation dehydrogenase — translation MRLRRCASLMFEPREAVTLDLRAMLAGHAEMDSQISWVALAAHLDQPLPVDAEERQLLGELSAHRWSEPPADASPAMLARLVEQGLLLTDPPSEAGHQMRDEALRRSQWWPLAALAHRHARWQAVDSVEDMRRQGLDTAAGLRQRLGPPPPVVQPMRGDYQPLPRSEEAAFDALLARRTTCRNFDPERALPLPLLAQVLQRTLMAHAVQKVERDTEFLKKNVPSGGGLHPTEGFLLVQNVEGLVPGLYHYHPVQHAVLPLPSPPSQALPALARRMLSGQAWFADAPALLVLAPRYDRCFWKYRNHAKAHRAVTLDVGHISQLLYLCATERGLAAFVTAAINDADVDRAFGFDGIGQSAMAICGLGWRSATLDTAEFDPAGRVTVGDDR, via the coding sequence ATGCGCCTGCGCCGCTGCGCCAGCCTGATGTTCGAGCCCCGCGAGGCGGTCACCCTGGACCTGCGCGCGATGCTGGCCGGCCATGCCGAGATGGACAGCCAGATCAGCTGGGTGGCGCTGGCCGCCCATCTGGACCAGCCGCTGCCGGTGGATGCCGAGGAGCGCCAGCTGCTGGGCGAACTCAGCGCGCACCGCTGGAGCGAACCGCCCGCCGATGCCTCTCCGGCCATGCTGGCCCGCCTGGTCGAGCAGGGCCTGCTGCTGACCGACCCGCCGAGCGAGGCGGGGCACCAGATGCGCGACGAGGCGCTACGCCGCAGCCAGTGGTGGCCGCTGGCCGCGCTGGCCCATCGCCATGCGCGCTGGCAGGCCGTGGACAGCGTGGAGGACATGCGTCGGCAGGGGTTGGACACCGCTGCCGGCCTGCGCCAGCGCCTGGGGCCGCCACCGCCGGTGGTGCAGCCCATGCGGGGCGACTACCAGCCGCTGCCGCGCAGCGAAGAGGCCGCGTTCGATGCACTGCTGGCGCGTCGCACCACCTGCCGCAATTTCGACCCGGAACGCGCGCTGCCGCTGCCGCTGCTGGCCCAGGTGCTGCAGCGCACGCTGATGGCCCACGCGGTGCAGAAGGTCGAGCGCGATACCGAGTTCCTGAAGAAGAACGTGCCTTCCGGTGGCGGCCTGCATCCCACCGAGGGCTTCCTGCTGGTGCAGAACGTGGAAGGACTGGTACCGGGCCTGTACCACTACCACCCGGTGCAGCACGCGGTGCTGCCGCTGCCCTCGCCACCGTCGCAGGCACTGCCGGCGCTGGCGCGGCGGATGCTGTCCGGGCAGGCGTGGTTCGCCGATGCGCCGGCGCTGCTGGTGCTGGCGCCGCGCTATGACCGCTGCTTCTGGAAGTACCGCAACCACGCCAAGGCGCACCGTGCGGTGACGCTGGATGTCGGCCACATCTCGCAGCTGCTGTACCTGTGCGCGACCGAGCGCGGCCTGGCGGCCTTCGTCACCGCAGCCATCAACGACGCTGATGTCGATCGTGCCTTCGGATTCGATGGCATCGGCCAGAGCGCGATGGCCATCTGTGGCCTGGGCTGGCGCAGTGCCACGCTGGACACGGCCGAATTCGATCCCGCTGGTCGGGTGACGGTGGGCGACGACCGCTGA
- a CDS encoding acetyl/propionyl/methylcrotonyl-CoA carboxylase subunit alpha, which produces MFTKVLIANRGEIACRVIATCRRLGIATVAVYSDADRNARHVRLADEAIHIGPAAARESYLRGDALLDAARLTGAQAIHPGYGFLSENADFADACAAAGITFIGPPASAIRAMGDKSAAKALMAKAGVPLTPGYHGDQQAPDFLRAQADGIGYPVLIKASAGGGGKGMRKVERSEDFVDALASCQREAASAFGNDHVLVEKYVERPRHIEIQVFGDSHGEAVYLFERDCSVQRRHQKVLEEAPAPGMSPERRAAMGKAAVDAARAVGYVGAGTVEFIAGPDGDFYFMEMNTRLQVEHPVTEYITGTDLVEWQLRVASGLPLPLRQDQLAIHGHAIEARLYAEDADRGFLPSTGTLRRLRLPIPSAHVRVDTGVEEGDSITPYYDPMIAKLIVWDVDRDAALRRMSQALADCQVVGVTTNAGFLRRLVNTDSFAHARLDTALIEREQAALSAVGDSDDALWLLAAVAAVASTAHAGSDAHDPHSPWQAQDGWRLGASAPRVLPLQQGERRHTLKVWAQADGWRVQCDDAAPMLVIGTADVHGLTVQLGERRWSLQLLRDGDQLYLFGADGQHRFTLHDPVGESDHAVADAGSLLAPMPGRIVATLVAAGTEVKRGTPLVVLEAMKMEHTLQAPADGTVKGYRAKAGDQVGDGAVLVDFEAA; this is translated from the coding sequence ATGTTCACCAAAGTCCTGATCGCCAACCGCGGCGAGATCGCCTGCCGCGTCATCGCCACCTGCCGTCGCCTCGGCATCGCCACCGTGGCGGTGTATTCCGATGCCGACCGCAACGCACGCCACGTGCGCCTGGCCGACGAAGCCATCCACATCGGCCCGGCCGCCGCGCGTGAGAGCTACCTGCGCGGCGATGCCCTGCTCGACGCCGCACGCCTGACCGGCGCGCAGGCGATCCACCCCGGGTATGGCTTCCTGTCCGAGAATGCCGACTTCGCCGATGCCTGCGCCGCCGCCGGCATCACCTTCATCGGGCCGCCGGCCAGCGCCATCCGCGCGATGGGCGACAAGAGCGCGGCCAAGGCGCTGATGGCCAAGGCCGGTGTACCGCTGACGCCGGGCTACCACGGTGACCAGCAGGCGCCGGACTTCCTGCGCGCGCAGGCCGATGGCATCGGCTACCCGGTGCTGATCAAGGCCAGCGCCGGTGGCGGTGGCAAGGGCATGCGCAAGGTCGAGCGCAGCGAGGACTTCGTCGATGCGCTGGCCAGCTGCCAGCGCGAGGCGGCCTCGGCGTTCGGCAACGACCACGTGCTGGTCGAGAAGTACGTCGAGCGCCCGCGCCATATCGAGATCCAGGTGTTCGGCGACAGCCACGGTGAGGCGGTCTATCTGTTCGAGCGCGACTGCTCGGTGCAGCGCCGCCACCAGAAGGTACTGGAAGAAGCACCCGCACCGGGCATGAGTCCCGAACGTCGTGCTGCGATGGGCAAGGCCGCGGTCGACGCCGCGCGTGCGGTGGGCTACGTCGGTGCCGGCACGGTGGAGTTCATCGCCGGCCCGGATGGCGATTTCTACTTCATGGAAATGAATACCCGCCTGCAGGTCGAGCACCCGGTGACCGAATACATCACCGGCACCGACCTGGTGGAGTGGCAGCTGCGCGTGGCCTCGGGCCTGCCGCTGCCGTTGCGCCAGGACCAGCTGGCCATCCACGGTCACGCCATCGAAGCGCGCCTGTACGCCGAAGATGCCGACCGTGGCTTCCTGCCCTCCACCGGCACCCTGCGCCGCCTGCGCCTGCCGATCCCGTCGGCCCATGTGCGCGTGGATACCGGCGTCGAGGAAGGCGACAGCATCACGCCGTACTACGATCCGATGATCGCCAAGCTGATCGTCTGGGACGTGGACCGCGACGCCGCGCTGCGCCGCATGAGCCAGGCCCTGGCCGACTGCCAGGTGGTGGGCGTGACCACCAATGCCGGCTTCCTGCGCCGGCTGGTGAACACCGATTCGTTCGCGCATGCCAGGCTGGATACCGCGCTGATCGAACGCGAACAGGCCGCGTTGAGTGCGGTGGGCGACAGCGACGACGCGCTGTGGCTGCTGGCCGCGGTGGCCGCTGTGGCCAGCACCGCGCACGCCGGCAGCGATGCGCACGACCCGCATTCGCCGTGGCAGGCACAGGATGGCTGGCGGCTCGGCGCGTCCGCGCCGCGCGTGTTGCCGCTGCAGCAGGGCGAACGCAGGCACACGCTGAAGGTATGGGCGCAGGCCGATGGCTGGCGCGTGCAGTGCGATGACGCAGCACCGATGCTGGTGATCGGCACGGCCGATGTGCACGGCCTGACGGTGCAGCTGGGCGAGCGCCGCTGGTCGCTGCAGCTGCTGCGCGACGGTGACCAGCTGTACCTGTTCGGCGCCGACGGCCAGCACCGCTTCACCCTGCACGATCCGGTGGGTGAATCGGACCACGCCGTGGCCGACGCCGGCAGCCTGCTGGCGCCGATGCCGGGCAGGATCGTGGCCACGCTGGTCGCGGCCGGCACCGAGGTCAAGCGCGGTACGCCGCTGGTGGTGCTGGAGGCAATGAAGATGGAGCACACCCTGCAGGCGCCGGCCGATGGCACGGTCAAGGGCTACCGCGCCAAGGCCGGTGACCAGGTCGGCGATGGTGCGGTGCTGGTGGACTTCGAAGCGGCGTGA
- a CDS encoding carboxyl transferase domain-containing protein: MTVLNSQLQPGSETFESNRAVMQAVVDDLHATLARTALGGSDAARAKHTARGKLLVRDRIDALLDPGSAFLEIAPLAAHGMYEDAVPAAGVVAGIGRVSGVECVIVANDATVKGGTYYPMTVKKHLRAQEIAEQNHLPCIYLVDSGGAFLPLQDEVFPDRDHFGRIFYNQANLSAQGIPQIACVMGSCTAGGAYVPAMSDETVIVREQGTIFLGGPPLVKAATGEVVTAEELGGADVHTRISGVADHMADNDLQALARVRAIIAQLNWRKPEPAMAVQPSEEPLLPAHDLYGVIPADTRKPYDVREVIARLVDGSRFDEFKPRYGATLVTGFAHLNGYPIGIIANNGILFSESALKGAHFIELCTQRNIPLVFLQNITGFMVGRKYEQGGIAKDGAKLVMAVACAKVPKFTVVIGGSFGAGNYGMCGRAYSPNFLWMWPNARIGVMGGEQAASVLATVKRDGIEAKGGQWPAAEEDAFKAPIREQFEQQGHPYYASARLWDDGVIDPADTRRVLALALSASLNAAPQQTRFGVFRM, encoded by the coding sequence ATGACCGTCCTGAACAGCCAGCTGCAACCGGGCAGCGAAACGTTTGAAAGCAACCGCGCGGTGATGCAGGCCGTGGTCGATGACCTGCATGCCACCCTCGCCCGCACCGCGCTGGGCGGCAGCGACGCCGCGCGTGCCAAGCACACCGCACGCGGCAAGCTGCTGGTGCGCGACCGCATCGACGCCCTGCTCGACCCCGGCAGCGCCTTCCTGGAAATCGCGCCGCTGGCCGCGCATGGCATGTATGAAGACGCCGTGCCCGCCGCCGGCGTGGTAGCCGGCATCGGCCGGGTGAGCGGGGTGGAATGCGTGATCGTGGCCAACGACGCCACGGTCAAGGGCGGCACCTACTACCCGATGACGGTGAAGAAGCACCTGCGCGCGCAGGAGATCGCCGAACAGAACCACCTGCCGTGCATTTACCTGGTCGATTCCGGTGGCGCGTTCCTGCCACTGCAGGACGAAGTCTTCCCCGACCGCGACCATTTCGGCCGCATCTTCTACAACCAGGCCAACCTGTCGGCGCAGGGCATTCCGCAGATCGCCTGCGTGATGGGCAGCTGCACCGCCGGTGGCGCCTACGTGCCGGCGATGAGCGACGAGACCGTGATCGTGCGCGAGCAGGGCACCATCTTCCTCGGCGGCCCACCGCTGGTGAAGGCGGCGACCGGTGAAGTGGTGACGGCCGAGGAACTGGGCGGCGCCGATGTGCACACGCGCATTTCCGGCGTGGCCGACCACATGGCCGACAACGATCTGCAGGCCTTGGCACGGGTGCGCGCGATCATCGCCCAGCTGAACTGGCGCAAGCCGGAACCGGCGATGGCGGTGCAGCCCAGCGAGGAACCACTGCTGCCGGCGCACGACCTGTATGGCGTGATCCCGGCCGACACGCGCAAGCCCTACGACGTGCGCGAGGTCATCGCGCGACTGGTCGATGGCTCGCGCTTCGATGAGTTCAAGCCACGCTACGGCGCAACCCTGGTCACCGGCTTCGCCCATCTGAACGGCTACCCGATCGGCATCATCGCCAACAACGGCATCCTGTTCTCCGAGTCGGCGCTGAAGGGCGCGCACTTCATCGAGCTGTGCACCCAGCGCAACATCCCGCTGGTGTTCCTGCAGAACATCACCGGCTTCATGGTCGGCCGCAAGTACGAACAGGGCGGCATCGCCAAGGACGGGGCCAAGCTGGTGATGGCGGTGGCCTGCGCCAAGGTGCCCAAGTTCACCGTGGTGATCGGTGGTTCGTTCGGCGCCGGCAACTACGGCATGTGCGGCCGCGCCTACTCGCCGAACTTCCTGTGGATGTGGCCGAACGCACGCATCGGCGTGATGGGCGGCGAACAGGCCGCCAGCGTGCTGGCCACGGTCAAGCGCGATGGCATCGAAGCCAAGGGCGGCCAATGGCCGGCAGCGGAAGAGGATGCGTTCAAGGCGCCGATCCGCGAGCAGTTCGAACAGCAGGGCCATCCGTACTACGCCAGCGCGCGCCTGTGGGATGACGGTGTGATCGATCCGGCCGACACCCGCCGGGTGCTGGCCCTGGCGCTGTCGGCCAGCCTCAACGCCGCCCCGCAGCAGACGCGCTTCGGCGTGTTCCGCATGTAA
- a CDS encoding isovaleryl-CoA dehydrogenase has protein sequence MHVPSLNFDLGEDIDLLRQSVAHFAAAEVAPLAAEADASNQFPLALWPKLGEQGLLGLTVEEAYGGTGMGYLAHVVAMEEISRASGGIGLSYGAHSNLCVNQLRKNGNEEQKQRFLPGLCNGSLVGALAMSEPGAGSDVVSMKLRADKRGDRYVLNGNKMWITNGPDADVLVVYAKTDMEAGAKGITAFLVEKGMKGFSTAQKLDKLGMRSSPTCELVFQDCEIPEENVLGQVGGGVRVLMSGLDYERVVLSGGPLGLMAAAMDVVMPYVHERHQFGEPIGSFQLIQAKIADMYVGLGACRAYVYAVARACDQGRTTRQDAAGAILYAAEKATWLTGQAIQILGGNGYINEYPTGRLWRDAKLYEIGAGTSEIRRMLIGRELFQRTL, from the coding sequence ATGCACGTGCCATCCCTGAACTTCGATCTTGGCGAAGACATCGACCTGCTGCGCCAGAGCGTGGCCCATTTTGCCGCCGCCGAGGTCGCCCCGCTGGCCGCCGAGGCCGATGCCAGCAACCAGTTCCCGCTGGCCCTGTGGCCGAAGCTGGGCGAGCAGGGCCTGCTCGGCCTCACCGTGGAAGAAGCATACGGCGGCACCGGCATGGGCTACCTGGCCCACGTGGTGGCGATGGAAGAAATTTCGCGTGCCTCCGGCGGCATCGGCCTGTCCTATGGCGCGCACTCCAACCTGTGCGTGAACCAGCTGCGCAAGAACGGCAACGAAGAACAGAAGCAGCGCTTCCTGCCCGGCCTGTGCAATGGCAGCCTGGTCGGCGCGCTGGCGATGAGCGAACCGGGTGCCGGTTCGGACGTGGTCTCGATGAAGCTGCGCGCCGACAAGCGCGGCGACCGCTACGTACTCAACGGCAACAAGATGTGGATCACCAACGGCCCGGACGCCGACGTGCTGGTGGTCTACGCCAAGACCGACATGGAAGCGGGTGCCAAGGGCATCACCGCGTTCCTGGTCGAGAAGGGCATGAAGGGCTTCTCCACTGCGCAGAAGCTGGACAAGCTGGGCATGCGCTCTTCGCCCACCTGCGAGCTGGTGTTCCAGGACTGCGAGATTCCCGAAGAGAACGTGCTGGGCCAGGTCGGCGGTGGCGTGCGCGTGCTGATGTCCGGCCTGGACTACGAACGCGTGGTGCTGTCCGGTGGCCCGCTGGGCCTGATGGCCGCGGCCATGGACGTGGTCATGCCCTATGTGCACGAGCGCCACCAGTTCGGCGAACCGATCGGCAGCTTCCAGCTGATCCAGGCCAAGATCGCAGACATGTACGTGGGCCTGGGCGCGTGCCGCGCCTATGTCTATGCCGTGGCGCGCGCCTGCGACCAGGGCCGCACCACCCGCCAGGACGCGGCGGGTGCGATCCTGTACGCCGCCGAGAAGGCCACCTGGCTGACCGGCCAGGCGATCCAGATCCTCGGTGGCAATGGCTACATCAACGAATACCCGACCGGCCGCTTGTGGCGCGATGCCAAGCTGTATGAAATCGGCGCCGGCACCTCGGAGATCCGCCGCATGCTGATCGGCCGCGAACTGTTCCAGCGCACCCTGTAA
- a CDS encoding TetR/AcrR family transcriptional regulator has product MAYKRSALMEERLAGARERILLATRELVATGGWRNAPVTAVATQAGVSTGLIYRHFPSKAELFVEVLNAAVAHEVAIMERIASGPEVASERLRLAITAFVRRALAGPGLAHAFIVEPVDPDVEAERMRGRRAFGDVFLRLVEEGVAAGELPVQDAHVAAACLVGAFTEAMVGPTAPSREAHRDEDALVDAICSFCLRAIGAPAKR; this is encoded by the coding sequence ATGGCCTATAAACGCTCTGCATTGATGGAAGAACGCCTGGCGGGCGCCCGTGAACGGATCCTGCTGGCCACCCGCGAGCTGGTCGCCACCGGCGGCTGGCGCAACGCCCCGGTGACCGCCGTGGCGACCCAGGCGGGGGTGTCCACCGGCCTGATCTATCGCCATTTCCCGTCCAAGGCCGAGCTGTTCGTGGAGGTGCTCAACGCCGCGGTGGCCCACGAGGTCGCGATCATGGAGCGCATCGCCAGCGGCCCGGAGGTGGCCAGCGAGCGCCTGCGGCTGGCGATCACCGCCTTTGTCCGCCGCGCCCTGGCCGGGCCGGGGCTGGCGCACGCCTTCATCGTTGAACCGGTCGATCCGGACGTGGAAGCCGAGCGCATGCGCGGTCGGCGCGCGTTCGGCGACGTATTCCTGCGGCTGGTGGAGGAGGGCGTGGCAGCCGGTGAACTGCCGGTGCAGGACGCGCATGTGGCCGCCGCCTGCCTGGTCGGTGCCTTCACCGAAGCGATGGTCGGCCCGACCGCGCCCAGCCGCGAAGCGCACCGCGACGAAGACGCGCTGGTGGATGCGATCTGCAGCTTCTGCCTGCGCGCGATCGGCGCCCCCGCAAAACGGTAG
- a CDS encoding c-type cytochrome: MRNYDLEFLKRFSMVIALLATITLGLILLAAYIHTRIPPEVSPTAAKRTEQRISPTGAVYAGSTGAAAQAAAKAAALAKAASQVAYGGTKDGKVIFDNLCTACHTTGVGMAPTLDHSHWDKRIAQGKDTLYKHAIEGYTGPDGGIMPPKGGNPALTEEQIHATVDWMLGNLK; encoded by the coding sequence GTGCGGAATTACGATCTGGAGTTCCTGAAACGCTTCTCCATGGTGATCGCGCTGCTGGCGACCATCACCCTCGGCCTCATCCTCCTTGCCGCCTACATCCACACCCGGATTCCGCCCGAGGTGTCGCCGACCGCGGCCAAACGCACCGAACAGCGCATCTCGCCCACCGGCGCGGTCTATGCCGGCAGCACCGGCGCCGCCGCGCAGGCCGCCGCCAAGGCCGCCGCGCTGGCCAAGGCGGCCTCGCAGGTGGCTTACGGCGGCACCAAGGATGGCAAGGTGATCTTCGACAACCTGTGCACCGCCTGCCACACCACCGGCGTGGGCATGGCACCGACGCTGGACCATTCGCACTGGGACAAGCGCATCGCGCAGGGCAAGGACACCCTCTACAAGCACGCCATCGAGGGCTATACCGGCCCGGATGGCGGCATCATGCCGCCCAAGGGCGGCAACCCGGCCCTGACCGAAGAACAGATTCACGCCACCGTGGACTGGATGCTGGGTAACCTGAAATAG
- a CDS encoding ExeM/NucH family extracellular endonuclease yields the protein MRRRSLALALSLLLPAGAFAQALPQAAPVVTTPAARSSATVVLTAAPADWRALDGQRVRIAAPLTLAGTDGLERFGQLTVAFDGRLWQPTEVAAPGTAGYEQVMADNQRRRLLLDDGSDARDPASVAYLPGNPVLRTGMQLRNVEGVVHVDAQGRPRLQVDGALTLPEPQRPAVPQVPGSLHIAAFNLENFFNGDGQGGGFPTLRGARTPDEHKAQVAKLVTTVNALGADVAALMELENDGYGPQSAIAELVSALNAGLAADKQWAFVDAGEGPGSNPIRVGIIYRRSAFKPLGKPLTRIDGPFAEHSRAPLAQAFQGKGAPFMVVANHFKSKGCRDASGGDADRNDGQGCWNATRVESAKQLNQWVQAEAGRLKVKDVVLLGDFNAYAMEDPIRTLHDLGWQDAFKVAKVEHPYSYVYNGYTGRLDHALLSPGMAQRLRGAAEWHSNADEQDASGYQGRNVQGPWRSSDHDPLLLGFDK from the coding sequence ATGCGCCGCCGCTCCCTCGCCCTTGCCCTGTCCCTGCTGCTGCCGGCCGGCGCTTTTGCCCAGGCCCTGCCACAGGCCGCACCGGTCGTGACCACCCCCGCCGCGCGCAGCAGCGCCACGGTGGTGCTGACCGCCGCGCCGGCCGACTGGCGCGCGCTGGATGGCCAGCGCGTGCGCATCGCGGCACCGCTGACCCTGGCCGGTACCGATGGCCTGGAGCGCTTCGGCCAGCTCACCGTGGCCTTCGATGGCCGCCTCTGGCAGCCGACCGAAGTGGCCGCGCCGGGTACCGCCGGCTACGAGCAGGTGATGGCAGACAACCAGCGCCGCCGCCTGCTGCTGGACGACGGCAGCGATGCCCGCGACCCGGCCAGCGTGGCCTACCTGCCGGGCAACCCGGTGCTGCGCACCGGCATGCAGCTGCGCAATGTGGAAGGTGTCGTGCACGTGGATGCACAGGGCCGTCCGCGCCTGCAGGTGGATGGCGCGTTGACCCTTCCCGAGCCGCAGCGCCCGGCGGTACCCCAGGTGCCCGGCAGCCTGCATATCGCTGCGTTCAACCTGGAGAATTTCTTCAATGGCGACGGTCAGGGCGGCGGCTTCCCGACCCTGCGCGGTGCGCGCACGCCGGATGAGCACAAGGCGCAGGTAGCCAAGCTGGTCACTACGGTCAATGCGCTGGGCGCTGATGTCGCCGCGCTGATGGAGCTGGAAAACGATGGCTATGGCCCGCAGTCGGCCATCGCCGAACTGGTCAGCGCCCTCAACGCCGGTCTTGCCGCCGACAAGCAGTGGGCCTTCGTCGATGCCGGCGAGGGGCCGGGCAGCAACCCGATCCGGGTTGGCATCATCTATCGCAGGAGCGCGTTCAAGCCGCTGGGCAAGCCGTTGACCAGAATCGACGGTCCGTTCGCCGAACACAGCCGCGCACCGCTGGCGCAGGCCTTCCAGGGCAAGGGCGCACCCTTCATGGTGGTCGCCAACCATTTCAAGTCCAAGGGCTGCCGTGATGCCAGCGGCGGCGATGCCGACCGCAACGATGGCCAGGGTTGCTGGAACGCCACCCGGGTGGAATCGGCAAAGCAGTTGAACCAGTGGGTGCAGGCCGAAGCTGGCCGCCTGAAGGTGAAGGACGTGGTGCTGCTGGGCGATTTCAACGCCTACGCGATGGAAGACCCGATCCGCACCCTGCATGACCTGGGCTGGCAGGACGCGTTCAAGGTCGCCAAGGTCGAGCATCCCTACAGCTACGTCTACAACGGCTATACCGGCCGCCTCGACCACGCGCTGCTCAGCCCGGGCATGGCCCAGCGCCTGCGCGGTGCCGCCGAATGGCACAGCAACGCCGACGAACAGGACGCCAGCGGCTACCAGGGCCGCAACGTGCAGGGCCCGTGGCGCAGCTCCGACCACGACCCGCTGCTGCTGGGCTTCGATAAATAA
- a CDS encoding CocE/NonD family hydrolase, whose translation MHKPSFPVAPGETACLELDGPAGPLEVVVDLPKADVPMQPIVAIVCHPLSTEGGTLHNKVVTMTATTLRELGIATVRFNFRSVGGSAGTFDGGVGEQDDLKAVAAWVRSQRPDDRLWLAGFSFGSFVSLKAAAALQPEALISIAPPAGRWDFDGIAPPARWLVIQGEQDEIVDPQAVYQWLDTLDVPHELVRMPETSHFFHRKLIDLRGALTHGVKHWLGAAA comes from the coding sequence ATGCACAAGCCTTCGTTCCCCGTCGCCCCCGGCGAAACCGCCTGCCTCGAACTGGACGGCCCGGCCGGTCCGCTGGAAGTGGTCGTCGACCTGCCCAAGGCCGATGTGCCGATGCAGCCGATCGTGGCCATCGTCTGCCATCCGCTGTCTACCGAGGGCGGCACCCTGCACAACAAGGTGGTCACCATGACCGCCACCACCCTGCGCGAGCTGGGCATCGCCACGGTGCGCTTCAATTTCCGCAGCGTGGGTGGTTCGGCCGGCACCTTCGATGGCGGCGTGGGAGAGCAGGACGACCTGAAGGCCGTCGCCGCCTGGGTGCGCAGCCAGCGGCCCGACGACCGCCTGTGGCTGGCCGGTTTCAGCTTCGGTTCGTTCGTTTCGTTGAAGGCCGCTGCTGCGCTGCAGCCGGAAGCGCTGATCTCGATCGCGCCGCCGGCCGGCCGCTGGGATTTCGATGGCATCGCGCCGCCGGCCCGCTGGCTGGTGATCCAGGGCGAGCAGGACGAGATCGTCGATCCGCAGGCCGTCTACCAGTGGCTGGACACGCTGGACGTCCCGCATGAGCTGGTGCGCATGCCCGAGACCAGCCACTTCTTCCACCGCAAGCTGATCGACCTGCGCGGCGCGCTGACCCACGGCGTGAAGCATTGGCTGGGCGCGGCGGCATGA
- the zapE gene encoding cell division protein ZapE translates to MSATELTPSQRYAEGVARGDWQNDPAQHAALAELDRIHLGLVDSAEDGWLDRLSSFWKKPEPVKGLYFWGGVGRGKTFLVDLFYDGLPIKQKYRTHFHRFMRSVHERLREHQGQSDPLAKIAQEWRSNLRVLVLDEFFVTDIGDAMLLARLLERLFAEGVTLVTTSNTAVENLYLNGLQRESFLPAIGLLQRFCVELYAEGTEDYRMRALTRSPVYRAPLATDSDEWLATRWNELSGGQPAKPGNIEIEGRKIPVRGRGKSIAWFDFAALCEGPRGPSDYIEIAHEFNTVLLGGIPAFDRLNEDAARRFVNLIDELYDRHVNLVCTASTSPIELYTGQRLQGAFERTASRLIEMQSAEYLGTPHRA, encoded by the coding sequence ATGAGTGCAACCGAGTTGACCCCGTCGCAGCGGTACGCGGAAGGGGTTGCCCGTGGTGACTGGCAGAACGACCCGGCCCAGCACGCTGCGCTGGCCGAGCTGGACCGCATCCACCTGGGCCTGGTCGACAGCGCCGAAGACGGCTGGCTGGACCGCCTGTCCTCGTTCTGGAAGAAGCCCGAGCCGGTCAAGGGCCTGTACTTCTGGGGCGGCGTCGGCCGTGGCAAGACCTTCCTGGTCGACCTGTTCTACGACGGCCTGCCGATCAAGCAGAAGTACCGCACGCATTTCCACCGCTTCATGCGCAGCGTCCACGAGCGCCTGCGCGAGCACCAGGGGCAGAGCGACCCGCTGGCAAAGATCGCCCAGGAGTGGCGCAGCAATCTGCGGGTGCTGGTGCTGGACGAGTTCTTCGTCACCGACATCGGCGATGCGATGCTGCTGGCACGCCTGCTGGAACGTCTGTTCGCCGAAGGCGTGACCCTGGTCACCACCTCCAACACCGCGGTGGAGAACCTGTACCTCAACGGCTTGCAGCGCGAGAGCTTCCTACCGGCCATCGGCCTGCTGCAGCGCTTCTGCGTCGAGCTGTACGCCGAGGGCACCGAGGACTACCGGATGCGCGCGCTGACCCGCTCGCCGGTGTACCGCGCGCCGTTGGCCACCGACAGTGATGAGTGGCTGGCCACGCGCTGGAACGAACTGAGCGGCGGCCAGCCGGCCAAGCCCGGCAACATCGAGATCGAAGGCCGCAAGATCCCGGTGCGCGGCCGTGGCAAGAGCATCGCCTGGTTCGATTTCGCCGCGTTGTGCGAAGGCCCGCGTGGCCCTTCGGACTACATCGAGATCGCGCACGAGTTCAACACCGTGCTGCTGGGCGGTATTCCGGCCTTCGACCGTTTGAACGAAGATGCCGCGCGGCGCTTCGTCAACCTGATCGACGAACTGTACGACCGCCACGTCAACCTGGTCTGCACCGCCAGCACCTCGCCGATCGAGCTGTACACCGGCCAGCGCCTGCAGGGCGCGTTCGAGCGCACCGCCTCGCGCCTGATCGAGATGCAGAGCGCCGAGTACCTGGGCACCCCGCACCGGGCGTGA